The following is a genomic window from Treponema pallidum subsp. pallidum str. Nichols.
GTCGTGCGCAGGTGTGCACTCGATCTTCCAGGAGCCTCTCGGGCCATGCACGCTTTCTGTCTCCTCTGTACCTCCGTCGTGGGGGACATAGTGTCTCGTCTCGTTCGCAACCTCGACGCGCATACCATTGATGAAGCCCTTGCCTTCGTTAAGTCGCGTGAAGCATTCAGTGTCAGCTTGGCGGAATATCTAAAAGCAGCTAAATGTTCTTTTTCCACGCGTGGTACCGCTCCCTTTATACGGGGCGGTAGCGTACTGTACCGAGATGCAGAACCGTGTGCAGTACTCCTGCTCACGCGCGCAGGGTTGCTTTTGCACAACAGTGAGCCAAACACAAACAGTGCGGCGATCTACCGTGCCTGCAAACGGCTGGTAACCGCGCAGGTGCGTTCGATTGTAGGTACAGAAATGCACACGTGCGTTATCGCACGCTCGATTTCAGGTATTACAACTCACGCGCAGCAGGAGCGATATTACCTACTGGTGCTGCCACTACACACACCACGTGTTGAATATGAGCAAAACAGTGCTCCATTGCATATCCGGCGCGCACAGCTAAAAGATATGCGAGAGCTATTTCCTCTCCATATGCATTACAAACGTGAAGAAGTACTGCCCGTAGGAAACAGTCCAAAACATAAGGCGACCGTGCGTACCCTGCACGCACATCTCCGTACACGCGTGATATTCCACGCCTCAATAGGAGGACACATCGTTGCAAAGGCGCAAACAAACGCACATGGCTTTCATTGTCACCAAATTGGCGGGGTATATACGGTGCCTGCATATCGCAACCGGGGCATTGCCACTGCATTGGTTGCAACGCTTGCGTATAACCGACTCGATATAGGAAAAACACCGGTGCTTTTCGTAAAGGTACGTAACATGGCAGCGCGGCGCGTATACGAAAAGATCGGCTTTACGCTACACGGATTATACCGCGTCATTAATCTATAGCGAAGCAAACAATAAAGACGTTAAAAGAGAAGAACACGGCAACGAAAGGGAAAGACAACGTCGCGTGACCTCTATTTTCCAAAAAAGCTACGTTGACCAGCCCTTACCCATCGCCCAGGGCCACGTGACAGAACCGGAGATGCAAGCTGCGTTGCAATCCACTGCGTATAGGAATCGTCGTCAACTCCGTCAAGCCGTATTAACAATGTCTGCATACGCGGTGCATCCTTTCGCGCAAGACCGAGCACGCACTCCTCCGCCATGCGCACAAAAGCGGCAGACGCAACAGATACCATAGCAGACGCACAGTGCGCGCTCGTCTCCCGGTGCACAAACAGAAGTTTCCCACGCGCCTGACTGACAAAATGCGCAGTCAGCATGTGCACCAATGCCATATTTGCCACGATCAAATCCACCGAGATCCGATCGATACTGGAA
Proteins encoded in this region:
- a CDS encoding GNAT family N-acetyltransferase, translating into MSRLVRNLDAHTIDEALAFVKSREAFSVSLAEYLKAAKCSFSTRGTAPFIRGGSVLYRDAEPCAVLLLTRAGLLLHNSEPNTNSAAIYRACKRLVTAQVRSIVGTEMHTCVIARSISGITTHAQQERYYLLVLPLHTPRVEYEQNSAPLHIRRAQLKDMRELFPLHMHYKREEVLPVGNSPKHKATVRTLHAHLRTRVIFHASIGGHIVAKAQTNAHGFHCHQIGGVYTVPAYRNRGIATALVATLAYNRLDIGKTPVLFVKVRNMAARRVYEKIGFTLHGLYRVINL